From a single Tachypleus tridentatus isolate NWPU-2018 chromosome 6, ASM421037v1, whole genome shotgun sequence genomic region:
- the LOC143251676 gene encoding general transcription factor II-I repeat domain-containing protein 2-like gives MCHELFATFTAFTSKLELWISQLQRGSTLHFPTLAEFSASSFSYTEVLVDLKVEFDHRFKDFKTSIEELHFFFAPFQCNPSDAPAQYQLELIDLQADISLKTAFHGNSLIDFGDACLKNFSSAP, from the coding sequence ATGTGTCACGAGTTGTTTGCCACTTTTACTGCATTTACATCGAAGTTAGAGCTGTGGATATCTCAGCTTCAGCGCGGCAGTACTCTTCATTTTCCGACTTTGGCTGAATTTAGTGCTTCGTCGTTTTCATATACAGAAGTACTTGTGGATCTCAAGGTTGAATTCGATCATCGCTTCAAGGATTTCAAGACATCAATAGAGGAACTGCATTTTTTCTTCGCACCTTTTCAATGCAACCCGAGTGATGCACCCGCACAATACCAGCTAGAGCTGATTGACCTGCAGGCAGATATTTCGCTCAAGACTGCCTTCCATGGAAATTCTCTCATCGATTTTGGCGACGCATGCCTCAAAAACTTTTCCTCAGCTCCTTGA
- the LOC143251677 gene encoding general transcription factor II-I repeat domain-containing protein 2A-like, whose protein sequence is MRPYTDGEIPKQGILLFTENCCPTSTQKGNDTVTRRVECISNDLREQLMSESKNFVCYSIALDGTKDIADIEQLAFFIRGVKPDFTITEELLSIRSLHGSTKGAEIFQQMMTVLKDAELDPAKLVGVATDGAPSMLGLGEGLQGHITRWRQAEELKPVVWHHCIVHQENLVAKSLKFKHVTDIVFSTVNWIRANALNHRQFKQFLVDINADYGDVIIFTAVRWLSRSSVIKKIPCFTPRNTDFPPGKR, encoded by the coding sequence ATGAGACCGTATACCGATGGTGAGATCCCGAAACAAGGCATTCTTCTATTCACTGAAAACTGCTGCCCGACTTCAACTCAAAAAGGCAACGACACAGTGACCAGACGGGTTGAGTGCATTTCAAACGACCTACGAGAACAATTGATGAGTGAATCAAAGAATTTCGTTTGCTATTCGATTGCCCTTGACGGTACGAAAGACATTGCCGACATCGAGCAGCTCGCTTTTTTCATTCGCGGAGTTAAGCCTGATTTTACCATCACCGAAGAACTTCTTTCTATTCGCTCTCTTCATGGTTCGACTAAGGGTGCTGAGATCTTCCAACAGATGATGACTGTCCTCAAGGATGCGGAGCTTGATCCAGCGAAGTTAGTCGGCGTAGCAACCGATGGTGCTCCTTCTATGCTTGGCCTCGGTGAGGGGCTGCAAGGTCACATTACAAGATGGCGTCAGGCCGAGGAACTGAAACCTGTTGTATGGCACCACTGTATCGTTCACCAAGAAAACTTAGTTGCAAAATCGCTGAAATTTAAGCATGTTACGGACATAGTTTTCTCGACCGTGAACTGGATCCGTGCGAATGcgcttaatcatcgccagtttaAGCAGTTTCTTGTTGATATCAACGCAGACTACGGCGACGTCATAATTTTCACGGCAGTGCGCTGGCTGAGCCGATCGTCTGTCATAAAAAAGATTCCATGCTTTACTCCCAGAAATACGGACTTTCCTCCAGGAAAAAGGTGA